DNA from Mesorhizobium loti R88b:
GCATCACCGCACTTGCCTATGCCGAAGACGGCACGCTGTGGCTGGCTAATGGTTCGGCCGAGCATGCGCCATCGCAGTGGGCGGCGGACTTGATGAAGAAGGGCGCGTCCGGTTCGCTTTGGAAACGGGATGTGGCAGGCGGCGAATTCCGCAAGGTCGCCGGCGATCTCGCTTTTCCCTATGGGCTCCACCCCATCGGCGGTGATGTGCTGGTCAGCGAAAGCTGGCGCCATCAGCTCATCCGTTTCGATGGCACGACCGGCAGCCGTTCGACAGTGCTGACGCATCTGCCCGGCTACCCGGCGCGGCTGTCACCGGCCGCCGCTGGTGGAGCCTGGCTGAGCCTGTTTGCGCCGCGCAACCGGCTGATCGAATTCGTGCTGCAGGAAACGCACTACCGTCAGGACATGATCGACCAGGTGCCGCCGGCCTACTGGATCGCGCCGGCGCTGGCCTCCAGTCGCAGCTTCCTTGAGCCGCTGCAATGCGGCGGCATCCGCACCATGGGCATCCACAAGCCGTGGTCGCCGAGCCGTTCCTATGGGCTGGTCGTCAGGCTCGATCCAAAAATGCAGCCGCAATTCAGCCTGCACAGCCGCGCCAATGGCACGCGCCATGGCATTTGCAGCGTGGCGGAAAAGGATGGCAGGTTGTTCATCGCTTCCAGGGGCGGTGATTGCGTGCTGGCTGTCGACATTGCTCCGGGAGGTTTCTGATGGAACCGATCGTTCGTCTGGAAAACGTCACCAAGAACTATCGCGGCGTGCCGGCAGTGAAGAACGTCACCTTCGAGTTGCGCAAGGGCGAAATCCACGCGCTGCTCGGCGAGAATGGCGCGGGAAAATCGACGCTGACCAAGATTATCGCCGGCGTCGTCGACGCCACCTCAGGCAAGATGTTCCACAAGGGCCGGGAGATCGCCTACGCATCGCCGCATGCGGCGCTCGAAGCCGGCATCGCCATGGTGTTCCAGGAGACCAGCCTGGTGCCGTCGATGACGGTGGCGCAGAACCTTTATCTCGGCACGGAAAAGTTCCTGAACCGGCTGCGCGGCACCTACATCTCCGCACAGCAATTCCTGCAGTCGCTGAACTTTCCGGTCGATCCGAACGCCATGGTGGCGACGCTGGGTGCAGCCAAGCGGCAGATGGTCGAGATCGCGCGCGCCGTGCACCACAATGCCGAGATCATCATCTTCGACGAGCCGACGGCGACGCTGACGCCGGAGGAAAAGCGCCACTTCTTCGCGCTGATCCGGCGGCTGAAGGCGAGCGGTGTGTCCATCGTCTTCATCAGCCATGCGCTGGAAGAGGCGCTGATGATTGCCGACCGCATCACCATCCTGCGCGACGGCGAGCTTGTCATCACCGACGACACATCGGCCTTCGACCGCGACAAGATCGTCGCTGCCATGGTCGGGCGCACGCTTTCGGGGCAGATCTATCGCCAGCGCGACGAGGCCAAGCTGCGCAAGGCCGGCAAGAAGGTGCTGTCGGTGCAGGACATTTCGATGAGCAATGTCGTGCGCAACACGTCCTTTTCTATTTTCGAGGGTCAGATCACCGGCGTGTTCGGGCTGATCGGCTCCGGCCGCACAGAGACCTTCAAGATCGTCTCCGGCATCTACAAGCGCGACTTTTTGCGTGGTGGCGCGATCGAGCTGGACGACAGACCGGTACGCTATCTCGTGCCGAGTGAAGCGGTGGCCGACGGCATCGTCTACGTCACCGAGGACCGCAAGAGTGAGGGCATTTTCGAGACGATGGGCATTGCCGAGAATTTGTTTGGCGGGCTGCTGGCCGCTGGCCGTGAAAAGGCCTGGGTGATCAACCAGCAGGAGATGCGTACGCTTTCAGCCGAGTGGACGAAGACACTGAACATCAAGGCGATCAATGACAATGCGCGCGTCGTCGAACTCTCCGGCGGCAACCAGCAAAAGGTGGTGATCGGCAAGGGGCTGGTGCAGCTGCCGCGCATCGTCATCTTCGACGAGCCGACGCGCGGCGTCGACGTCGGCGCCATCGCCGAGATCCACCAGATCATCAAC
Protein-coding regions in this window:
- a CDS encoding sugar ABC transporter ATP-binding protein, encoding MEPIVRLENVTKNYRGVPAVKNVTFELRKGEIHALLGENGAGKSTLTKIIAGVVDATSGKMFHKGREIAYASPHAALEAGIAMVFQETSLVPSMTVAQNLYLGTEKFLNRLRGTYISAQQFLQSLNFPVDPNAMVATLGAAKRQMVEIARAVHHNAEIIIFDEPTATLTPEEKRHFFALIRRLKASGVSIVFISHALEEALMIADRITILRDGELVITDDTSAFDRDKIVAAMVGRTLSGQIYRQRDEAKLRKAGKKVLSVQDISMSNVVRNTSFSIFEGQITGVFGLIGSGRTETFKIVSGIYKRDFLRGGAIELDDRPVRYLVPSEAVADGIVYVTEDRKSEGIFETMGIAENLFGGLLAAGREKAWVINQQEMRTLSAEWTKTLNIKAINDNARVVELSGGNQQKVVIGKGLVQLPRIVIFDEPTRGVDVGAIAEIHQIINRLADEGLAVVVISSYLPEIMNLSDRILVCRQGRIVEEFSPAEATEEKIMYAAVH